One part of the Paenibacillus antri genome encodes these proteins:
- a CDS encoding GNAT family N-acetyltransferase, which produces MLKPINHRVREQDIVEILETCVFPDPERLEQVAAEYENNPELRLYGYESEEEIVGVIGFERLDGGDGLLIRHLAVKPECRGAGFGRGQILELIEMAKPRLLVAETDEEAVEFYRRIGFEIESLGERYPGVERYRCTYRTAE; this is translated from the coding sequence TTGTTGAAACCTATCAATCACCGGGTTCGCGAGCAAGACATCGTCGAGATTTTGGAAACTTGCGTGTTCCCGGACCCGGAGCGGTTGGAACAAGTCGCGGCCGAATACGAAAACAACCCCGAGCTGCGGCTGTACGGATACGAATCCGAAGAAGAAATCGTCGGCGTCATCGGCTTCGAGCGCTTGGACGGCGGAGACGGTCTCTTGATCCGGCATCTGGCCGTCAAGCCGGAATGCAGAGGTGCAGGCTTCGGGCGGGGACAGATTCTGGAGCTGATCGAGATGGCGAAGCCCCGACTCCTCGTTGCGGAGACGGATGAAGAGGCGGTCGAGTTTTACCGCCGGATCGGCTTCGAAATCGAGAGCTTAGGGGAGCGGTATCCCGGCGTGGAACGTTACCGCTGCACGTACCGAACGGCAGAGTGA
- a CDS encoding DinB family protein produces MTVKNELLKEFTEWNAFVDRIAALDWNRPLSEGKWNIHGVVSHIYFWDNYFLKEAIEPISKGDPVTVVHLDYDEFNRSAVEFGKSLPKEELIRLAKYVRNELVREIEAQDESKFIEAYPDGDGNPFTIETYLKDFVGHDRHHMKQIEASADRT; encoded by the coding sequence TTGACAGTCAAGAACGAACTATTGAAGGAATTTACGGAATGGAACGCGTTCGTCGACCGGATCGCCGCATTGGACTGGAATCGACCGCTTAGCGAGGGGAAATGGAACATACACGGCGTGGTGAGTCATATCTACTTCTGGGACAACTACTTCCTCAAGGAAGCCATTGAGCCGATCTCGAAGGGCGATCCGGTGACGGTCGTACATCTCGACTACGATGAATTTAATCGCAGCGCCGTCGAATTCGGGAAGTCGCTGCCGAAAGAAGAGCTTATCCGTCTTGCCAAATATGTCCGTAACGAACTCGTTCGCGAAATCGAAGCGCAAGACGAATCGAAGTTTATCGAAGCCTACCCGGATGGAGACGGGAACCCGTTCACGATAGAGACGTACTTGAAGGATTTCGTCGGGCATGACCGGCATCACATGAAGCAGATCGAAGCGTCTGCGGACCGAACTTAA
- a CDS encoding glyoxalase superfamily protein, with translation METHSIIPIFRMFDEGKAKQFYVEFLGFQVDWEHRFEPDLPLYLQLSKGAVKIHLSEHYGDCTPGGAIRIETTGLEQYQRELLEKRYPYARPGLESAPWGAKELRLSDPFGNRIVFYEWEVPQS, from the coding sequence ATGGAGACGCATTCGATCATTCCGATTTTTCGGATGTTCGACGAAGGCAAAGCGAAGCAATTTTACGTTGAGTTCCTAGGCTTTCAGGTGGATTGGGAGCATCGATTCGAGCCGGACCTGCCGTTATATCTTCAGCTCTCCAAGGGAGCGGTGAAGATACACTTGTCCGAGCATTACGGCGATTGCACGCCGGGCGGAGCGATTCGGATCGAGACGACCGGTCTTGAGCAATACCAACGCGAGCTGTTAGAGAAACGATATCCGTACGCCCGTCCGGGGTTGGAATCCGCTCCTTGGGGAGCGAAGGAGCTCCGCCTGTCCGACCCGTTCGGCAACCGCATTGTGTTCTACGAGTGGGAGGTGCCCCAATCATGA
- a CDS encoding DUF5071 domain-containing protein, translating into MNNEDEYWPRSAEDRERWASLRAWEPERLEPHIPALLAWLKTGDAGSVEAAAALLPLEYALIVPIRSILKGGDARWKAAVLERLVADLPKDVALELAPDLLTLAMSESEADVEEGVDELAEELLSRWL; encoded by the coding sequence ATGAACAACGAAGACGAATATTGGCCTCGCAGCGCGGAGGACCGGGAACGATGGGCGTCGCTTCGCGCATGGGAGCCGGAGCGGCTCGAACCGCATATTCCGGCGCTGCTCGCCTGGCTGAAGACGGGAGACGCCGGGAGCGTGGAGGCGGCCGCGGCGCTGCTGCCGTTGGAATACGCGCTCATCGTTCCGATCCGGTCGATCTTGAAGGGCGGCGACGCCCGATGGAAGGCGGCCGTTCTGGAGCGTCTCGTCGCCGATTTACCGAAGGATGTCGCCTTGGAGCTGGCGCCGGACCTGCTGACGCTCGCGATGAGCGAATCGGAAGCCGATGTAGAGGAAGGCGTCGACGAGCTTGCGGAGGAATTGCTATCGCGTTGGCTCTAA
- a CDS encoding GrpB family protein, with amino-acid sequence MKDPIEIVPYSPDWPERFRTIGSQVRRALDAAAIRIDHIGSTAVPGLDAKPIIDIQVSVASLEPIDAYRQRMIGIGYSWRSDNPDRTKRYFRESPEMDRTHIHMRVRGSWSEQFALLFRDYLRNCPEEAGAYAAMKREQAQRFRLDRESYVEAKEPMIWDIMRRASRWSQATGWAPGESDI; translated from the coding sequence GTGAAGGATCCGATCGAGATCGTGCCGTATTCCCCCGACTGGCCGGAACGCTTCCGAACGATCGGCTCGCAGGTGAGGCGAGCGCTCGACGCGGCGGCGATCCGGATCGACCATATCGGGTCGACCGCGGTACCCGGGCTGGACGCGAAGCCGATCATCGACATCCAAGTGTCCGTCGCGAGCCTGGAGCCGATCGATGCGTATCGGCAACGGATGATCGGCATCGGGTATTCGTGGCGTTCGGACAATCCGGATCGAACGAAGCGATACTTTCGGGAGTCGCCGGAGATGGATCGAACGCATATCCATATGCGCGTCCGGGGCAGCTGGTCGGAGCAGTTCGCGCTGCTGTTCCGCGACTATCTTCGGAATTGCCCCGAGGAAGCGGGAGCGTACGCGGCGATGAAGCGCGAGCAGGCGCAGCGGTTCCGGCTCGATCGCGAATCGTACGTGGAAGCGAAGGAGCCGATGATCTGGGACATCATGCGCAGAGCGTCGCGTTGGAGTCAAGCGACGGGATGGGCGCCGGGGGAGTCGGATATATAA
- a CDS encoding GNAT family N-acetyltransferase, producing the protein MSGDVVVRQADLADVEDAAVLFDEYRQFYRQSSDLAGAVAYLTERLERKESSIFLASDAKSGRILGFTQLYPSFSSISMKRVWILNDLFVTAEHRGRGAAQRLLERAKAHAAETGAKGLALSTAVDNAVAQRLYERNGYVRETEFIDYFLSI; encoded by the coding sequence ATGAGCGGGGACGTCGTAGTGCGGCAAGCCGACCTCGCGGACGTTGAGGACGCGGCCGTCCTGTTTGACGAGTACAGACAATTTTATCGACAGAGCTCCGATCTTGCCGGAGCCGTCGCGTACCTTACGGAACGTCTAGAGCGGAAGGAGTCCTCGATTTTCCTCGCTTCGGACGCGAAGAGCGGTCGAATTCTAGGCTTTACGCAGTTGTACCCGTCGTTTTCGTCGATTTCGATGAAGCGGGTTTGGATTCTCAACGACTTGTTCGTGACGGCGGAACATCGAGGAAGAGGCGCGGCGCAGCGTCTGTTGGAACGCGCGAAAGCGCATGCCGCGGAGACGGGGGCGAAAGGGTTGGCGCTTTCGACGGCGGTCGATAATGCGGTCGCCCAACGTCTGTACGAACGGAACGGGTACGTGCGGGAGACGGAATTTATCGATTATTTTCTTTCCATATAG
- a CDS encoding glycoside hydrolase family 88 protein, translating to MWKAAIEDAVAKTRVNMERFGDRFPHVSKDDQYLLNDNTDWTDGFWSGILWLCYEYTGEREFRDAAARTVESFRRRLERHISLDHHDIGFLYSLSSKAQWMIEKDEAAKTLTLQAADTLMRRWRPKTQILQAWGPEGDEQNGGRIIIDCLMNLPLLYWAYEQTGEKKYYDVALKHAEQSRRFLVRGDDSSYHTFYFDQETGEALKGGTHQGYANGSTWTRGQAWGIYGFALSSKYTNEPLFLETAIRLAKYFLERLPEDDVVYWDFDAPVTPETKRDSSASAIAACGILQILSQLPASHSDRSWLEAGANRSMKGLVQSYSTMSKPDAQGFIERGSYSVRGGNAPDDYMIWGDYYYLEALMRLEKGHKGYWYE from the coding sequence ATGTGGAAGGCAGCGATCGAGGACGCGGTAGCGAAGACGAGAGTCAATATGGAGCGGTTCGGGGATCGGTTCCCTCATGTCAGCAAGGACGACCAGTACCTGCTGAACGATAATACCGATTGGACGGACGGTTTTTGGTCGGGGATCCTATGGCTCTGTTACGAATATACGGGGGAGAGGGAGTTCCGCGATGCCGCCGCTCGGACAGTGGAGAGCTTCCGCCGGCGGTTGGAGCGGCATATTTCCTTGGATCACCATGATATCGGCTTCCTCTATTCGCTTTCGTCGAAGGCGCAATGGATGATCGAGAAGGACGAAGCGGCGAAGACATTGACGCTTCAAGCGGCCGATACGCTGATGAGGCGCTGGCGGCCGAAGACGCAAATCCTTCAAGCATGGGGTCCCGAAGGCGACGAGCAGAACGGCGGGCGCATTATTATCGACTGCTTGATGAATTTGCCCTTGCTGTATTGGGCTTACGAGCAGACGGGAGAAAAGAAATACTACGATGTGGCTTTGAAGCATGCCGAGCAAAGCCGGCGGTTCCTCGTTCGCGGCGATGATTCGTCTTATCACACGTTTTATTTCGATCAAGAAACGGGCGAAGCGTTGAAAGGCGGGACGCACCAAGGCTACGCGAACGGTTCGACCTGGACGCGCGGGCAAGCTTGGGGTATCTACGGGTTCGCGTTATCCTCCAAATACACGAACGAACCGTTGTTCCTCGAGACGGCGATTCGGTTGGCGAAATATTTCCTCGAGCGGCTGCCGGAGGACGATGTCGTCTATTGGGATTTCGACGCCCCGGTAACGCCGGAGACGAAACGGGACAGCTCGGCTTCCGCCATCGCGGCCTGCGGAATTTTGCAAATCCTGTCGCAGCTCCCGGCTTCGCATTCCGACCGATCCTGGCTGGAAGCGGGGGCGAATCGTTCCATGAAAGGATTAGTACAATCTTATTCGACGATGTCGAAACCCGACGCGCAGGGGTTCATTGAAAGAGGCTCTTACAGCGTTCGCGGAGGGAATGCGCCGGACGATTATATGATCTGGGGCGACTACTACTACTTAGAAGCGCTCATGCGGCTGGAGAAAGGCCATAAAGGTTATTGGTACGAATAA
- a CDS encoding SRPBCC domain-containing protein: protein MTIVEKGKTAGTGYQVGVRRTWPVSLERAWDWLMSPSGMSVWLEADVPERAAAGAAFATRDGVQCEVRVVNERENVRLRWRKPEWERASTVQVRTIAASPDKTTISFHQEQLADATTREAMKRHWESVSIRVGQALAMDDRTARP, encoded by the coding sequence ATGACAATCGTGGAAAAGGGGAAGACGGCCGGAACCGGATACCAAGTCGGCGTCAGAAGGACGTGGCCCGTCTCGTTGGAGCGCGCCTGGGATTGGCTGATGTCTCCTTCGGGGATGAGCGTGTGGCTCGAGGCGGACGTGCCGGAGCGAGCGGCGGCAGGCGCGGCGTTCGCGACGAGAGACGGCGTGCAATGCGAGGTTCGCGTCGTCAACGAACGGGAGAACGTGCGGCTCCGTTGGCGGAAGCCGGAGTGGGAGCGAGCCTCGACCGTTCAGGTGCGTACGATCGCGGCGTCGCCCGACAAGACGACGATTAGCTTCCACCAAGAACAGCTTGCCGACGCAACGACGAGAGAAGCGATGAAGCGGCATTGGGAAAGCGTCTCCATCCGCGTCGGACAAGCGCTCGCGATGGATGACCGCACGGCGCGGCCATGA
- a CDS encoding GNAT family N-acetyltransferase: MNAFEIRTARLTLRPLQEDEAELSLDFAVRNRSFLQPWEPVRNTLYYTLETHRDALIDEAAQRREGRALRLWLFERGRAIGNATLSNIVGGCFQSCHLGYKMDERETGKGYMTEAVEAIVRVAFDTLSLHRIEANVMPRNAASLRVVEKLGFYREGLARKYLKINGVWEDHIHMVLRNEKLE; encoded by the coding sequence ATGAACGCATTCGAAATCCGCACTGCGCGGCTGACGCTGCGACCGCTGCAGGAGGACGAAGCGGAGCTGTCTCTAGATTTCGCCGTGCGTAACCGCTCGTTCCTGCAGCCGTGGGAACCGGTTCGGAACACGTTATATTATACGTTGGAGACTCATCGCGACGCGTTGATCGACGAGGCCGCGCAGCGGCGCGAAGGCAGAGCGCTTCGGTTGTGGTTGTTCGAACGCGGTCGGGCGATCGGGAACGCGACGCTCAGCAACATCGTGGGAGGCTGCTTCCAATCTTGCCATCTCGGGTATAAAATGGATGAACGCGAAACCGGTAAAGGGTATATGACGGAAGCGGTCGAAGCGATCGTGCGGGTCGCCTTCGATACGCTTTCGCTGCATCGCATCGAGGCGAACGTCATGCCCCGGAACGCGGCGTCGCTGCGCGTGGTCGAGAAGCTGGGCTTTTATAGGGAAGGTTTGGCGAGGAAGTATTTGAAGATCAATGGCGTATGGGAGGACCATATCCATATGGTGCTTCGGAACGAGAAGCTGGAATAA
- a CDS encoding antibiotic biosynthesis monooxygenase family protein, which translates to MILEAAMLQVKPGMDEAFIESFKKASPIIASMKGYIAHELQKCMEEDHKYLLLVKWETLEDHTVGFRGSEQYAEWKKLLHHYYDPFPTVEHFVSVPVGERGSE; encoded by the coding sequence TTGATACTGGAAGCGGCAATGTTGCAAGTGAAACCCGGGATGGACGAGGCGTTCATCGAAAGCTTTAAGAAAGCGTCTCCGATCATCGCCTCTATGAAGGGCTACATCGCCCATGAATTGCAAAAATGCATGGAGGAAGACCATAAATACCTATTGCTCGTAAAATGGGAAACGTTGGAGGATCACACGGTCGGGTTCAGAGGGTCCGAGCAATACGCGGAATGGAAGAAGCTGCTGCACCATTATTACGATCCGTTCCCGACGGTCGAGCATTTTGTTTCCGTTCCGGTCGGCGAGAGGGGATCCGAATGA
- a CDS encoding NUDIX hydrolase codes for MAEYYKEVRKLVGHRPLLLPGATVVIANADGEVLLQSRHDGTWGLPGGLMELGESFEETARREVYEETGLTLGELSLVDVFSGKAYYRKIANGDEFYAVTALFKTDQYSGSLKVDHGETRDLRFFDLDRLPQPIGQGYVEHLEVYRNGRRRTT; via the coding sequence ATGGCGGAATATTATAAAGAAGTAAGGAAGCTTGTAGGCCACCGTCCGTTATTGCTGCCGGGGGCGACGGTCGTCATCGCGAACGCGGACGGAGAAGTTCTGTTGCAATCGCGGCATGACGGAACCTGGGGGCTGCCCGGAGGATTAATGGAGTTGGGCGAGTCGTTCGAAGAGACGGCGCGCCGCGAGGTGTACGAGGAGACGGGATTGACGCTGGGCGAGCTGTCGTTGGTCGATGTGTTTTCGGGGAAGGCGTATTATCGGAAAATCGCGAACGGCGACGAGTTTTACGCCGTTACGGCGTTGTTCAAGACGGACCAGTATTCCGGCAGTCTTAAGGTCGATCATGGGGAAACTCGCGATTTGCGATTTTTCGATCTGGACCGACTTCCGCAACCGATCGGTCAAGGCTATGTGGAACATCTAGAAGTATATCGCAATGGTAGGAGGCGGACGACTTGA
- a CDS encoding DUF6886 family protein gives MLLYHFSEEPDIQTFVPRRAEQVDASYEVVWAIDEQHAVNYFFPRECPRIIYRKSETMSDEDRVRFFSDTTADTVIVTENAWWDRMNETVLYRYAFKAANFELYDEIAGYYIAKTTVEPIDVEPVGNLVKQIMKQGVELRFTPSLVPLREKILNSTIDDFSMIRLRNAKGMPEAAASPTSGNN, from the coding sequence ATGCTTCTGTATCATTTCAGCGAAGAACCTGATATTCAGACGTTCGTTCCGCGCAGAGCGGAGCAGGTGGATGCGTCCTACGAGGTCGTATGGGCGATCGACGAACAACATGCCGTGAATTACTTTTTCCCGAGAGAGTGTCCTCGTATTATTTATCGAAAATCGGAAACGATGAGCGACGAGGATCGGGTGCGCTTCTTCTCCGACACGACCGCCGACACGGTGATCGTCACGGAGAACGCGTGGTGGGACCGTATGAACGAAACCGTCCTGTACCGATATGCGTTCAAAGCGGCGAATTTCGAGCTGTATGACGAGATCGCGGGGTATTACATCGCGAAGACGACCGTGGAGCCGATCGACGTGGAGCCCGTCGGCAATCTGGTGAAACAGATCATGAAACAGGGCGTCGAGCTCCGGTTCACGCCCAGTCTCGTTCCGCTGCGGGAGAAAATTCTGAACTCCACGATCGACGATTTCTCGATGATTCGGTTACGGAACGCGAAGGGGATGCCGGAAGCGGCGGCGTCTCCCACGAGCGGCAACAACTAA